Proteins from one Fragaria vesca subsp. vesca linkage group LG6, FraVesHawaii_1.0, whole genome shotgun sequence genomic window:
- the LOC101298158 gene encoding uncharacterized protein LOC101298158: MNVSERLHVQYILKRWTKAARQSVVLDSNGVEIKDNRAFFVRRTKLLQHATYAIDKAIVSDEASQLLMESLDDFLEKFNRLSNGNLAPVLETETSTIQHVFNEPDEVRAKGCGKRLRKGKEKRKGKAKESQGRKCHGCGLYGQSHDKRNCPRLLAK, encoded by the exons ATGAATGTTTCTGAACGTT TGCATGTTCAGTATATCTTGAAAAGATGGACTAAAGCTGCAAGACAGAGTGTTGTGTTGGATTCTAATGGAGTGGAGATTAAAGATAATAGAGCTTTCTTTGTAAGGAGGACTAAATTGTTACAACATGCTACATATGCCATTGATAAGGCAATTGTCAGTGATGAGGCTAGCCAGCTCCTAATGGAGTCCTTGGATGATTTCTTGGAGAAGTTTAACCGATTGTCAAATGGTAATCTTGCACCAGTTTTAGAGACCGAGACTTCTACTATTCAGCATGTTTTTAATGAACCCGATGAAGTTAGAGCAAAAGGGTGTGGCAAAAGGTTGAGGAAAGGAAAAGAGAAGAGGAAAGGTAAGGCAAAGGAGAGTCAAGGTAGGAAATGTCATGGATGTGGATTATATGGTCAGTCACATGACAAAAGAAATTGTCCAAGACTTCTTGCCAAGTAA
- the LOC101297574 gene encoding aquaporin NIP2-1-like: MATKEPTELRNETNEFDFQKSSVFEQHYPPGFLKKVVAEIIATFLLVFVTCGSAALSASDEHKVSKLGASIVGGLIVTAMIYAVGHISGAHMNPAVTLAFAAVRHFPWKQVPIYAVAQLTGSISASFTLSMLLHPIKHVGTTSPSGSDIQALIIEIVMTFSMMFITSAVATDTKAIGELAGIAVGSAVCITSIFAGPISGGSMNPARTLGPALASSYYKGIWVYVVGPVIGTLLGAWSYNFIRVTDKPIQAISPRSFSFKLRRMKSDNDRQVVTCTDPLDSA, translated from the exons ATGGCCACAAAAGAGCCTACAGAACTCAGAAACGAGACAAACGAGTTCGACTTCCAGAAATCATCAGTATTTGAACAGCATTACCCTCCTGGCTTTTTGAAAAAG GTGGTGGCAGAGATTATAGCAACGTTTCTGTTGGTGTTTGTGACATGTGGTTCAGCTGCTCTTTCAGCTAGCGATGAACACAAGGTCTCAAAGCTTGGAGCTTCCATAGTCGGAGGGCTCATAGTAACGGCCATGATCTATGCCGTTGGCCACATCTCCGGCGCACACATGAACCCGGCTGTCACTCTAGCTTTTGCTGCGGTGAGGCATTTTCCATGGAAACAG GTACCAATTTATGCAGTAGCACAACTAACAGGATCAATATCAGCCTCTTTTACTCTGTCTATGCTATTGCATCCCATTAAGCATGTGGGAACTACATCACCTTCTGGATCAGATATTCAAGCACTAATCATAGAGATAGTCATGACATTTTCCATGATGTTCATCACTTCTGCCGTCGCCACAGATACTAAAGCT ATTGGGGAGCTAGCAGGTATAGCAGTTGGCTCTGCAGTATGCATAACATCAATTTTTGCAGG ACCAATATCAGGTGGCTCCATGAACCCAGCCAGAACACTAGGACCTGCACTTGCTAGTTCATACTACAAGGGAATTTGGGTCTATGTGGTTGGACCTGTTATAGGAACCCTACTAGGGGCATGGAGTTACAACTTCATTCGGGTCACTGACAAGCCGATCCAGGCCATATCACCGCGCTCGTTTTCATTCAAGCTAAGGAGAATGAAAAGCGACAATGATAGGCAGGTTGTTACCTGCACAGACCCTCTCGATTCAGCTTGA